The following nucleotide sequence is from Bacteroidota bacterium.
AGGCGTTGAAGAAATCGGGGCGGTACGATAAAAACGACAACGATATAATTGATGGGGAAACAGGAAAAAGATTTGATGATTAAATAAATAATCTCCCATTGTAATTAAGCAACCGAAATTAATTTTAAAGTGTATTTAATATTACATCTAACATATCATTGTTTTGAGTTTAATTACAAATTGAAATATACCACACCAGCCTGAACATTAAACTTAGCAGTGATATTTTTTTTTATGGCATCCCTACGGGATTTCCGAATTCTCTTTCTTCTTAATTGCTACCAATATTTCGTCCCTACAGGACTGTAGTCAAGGATGAACTTAAAAATCATAATTAGCACATATAATCCCAAAATATCATAAAAGTGCCGTAGGCATGATATATCGGTAGCAATAAAGTAAAATATCACCCTAGTGCCGTAGGCATGATATATTAAAATGTCCTGGGAAAAGATAATCCTCAAATGATTCGATAATCATTTAGGGCATTTTTGTTTAAAGCAGAAGGTTTAAATTGGAAAATAATAGCGTAAAATATTTCTACATTAAATCTTACACGACCAAACAATGCTATCCGAAGGTTTATTCATACATACAATTTTATACCCTTCATCCACCGCATTCGAAAACTTTTTAATGGTAATCACGTATTCATTTTGAAATATTTCATATTCTTCGGGATCACCATGAGATCGCAAATGCCTGCCTAAGGCGAGATCCATATTTGTTTTATCGGAAAATTTCTGGAGGGATTTTGGGAGTTGATTGCTTTGAAGGACTGATTCCTCAAAAGAATAAAAATCTCCCCAGCCACTTCTTCCGGTTGCAGGCTCCATGTCGTGGGAAAATAATTCCTTGTAATAAGTTTTTCCACTTTCGAGAATAATAAAATGATGTTGAATATCTCTTGTTGTTCGCGTGGAAGATTCTCCTCCTGAATTTAAATGATAGGAAAATATATGTATTCCCTTTTCACTTTTATCCATATACACTTCAAATAATCCATCCGCCCTTGCATATAAAAATGTCACGAAGGGTTTAACAAAAACAAAAATTACGAGTGCGATCATTCCAAAAGTTACAATCCCGATGATAATATCACCAATATTGGGAATAACCATAGGGAGATAAATTGTTGCGAGCGAAATCAGTGCTATTGCAACAATAAAAAGTAAAAAATATTTAAGATTTGGCGGAAAACGCATGGGAAAATGAATTTCAAAAACGAAATTAAATATTTCGTTTCAAAATTTTAAATTCATAGGGCAATAAGTTCATATTTGTATCCAAAGTAATTTGGGATCCACTCATCAGATCTGTCCAGGTGCCGCCATTCAGTTCAGCAGGGATAGGAAAATCTTTAGTGATGTTTTTTACATTGACAATAATAAGTGATTCCTCATTTTCGAAAGTCTTTTTAAATGCAAGAATAAATGCGTTGTTATATTGGGTGATATCACCCATTTTTAAGGAAGAATAATCTTTATAAAATGAAATTAATTTTTGGTAGGTATTTTGCATATCTACATTCAAGGACCAATTAATTGGAGTTGCACTAAAGAGTGGTAAATTAACTGCACATCCCACCTCCTGACCATTATAAAACAATGGAATTCCGTTCAGATACATTGTAATTACTGATGCAGCAAGTGCTCCATCTATACCATTAAATAAAGTAACCGGAGGTTCATCCCAGGCTGTTTCATCGTGATTTGTGGTGAATCGCAATTTGAATTTTCCTTCAGGAATTCCACTCATTTCCGAAAAATGTGTAGTAAAAATTGCCGTGGCGGAATAATTATTTATAAAAACATTTTTTAAGGTGCTATAAAAATCCCATGCGTAATTCATATCAAATCCCGCTGTAAAATGATCGTCTCTTGCACCTTCGGCTAACATAATAATATCGGATTTAATTCCGCGCAAAGCCAAATTTGCATCCGCCCAAAAATCGAAAGGAACCATATCGGCAGCATCACATCTGAACCCATCGATATCGGTTTCATTTACCCAATATTCCATTGCATCGATCATGGCAACACGCATATCATCATTGGAAAAATTAAGATCTGCAACATCGTTCCAACCGGTGCCCAAAGGAGAAATAATATTTCCACTTCCATCTTGAGTATACCAATCTGTATTTGCAATCCAGGGATTATCCCAGGCGGTATGATTTGCCACCCAATCTAAAATAACAGCAATATTTCTGTTGTGACATTCTATAACCAGATTTTCAAAATCAACTAAACTTCCAAATTCCGAATTCACCTCAGTATAATTCTGCACTGAATATGGTGATCCTAATCCTCCAACAGAATTTAATTGCCCAACAGGATGAATTGGCATTAACCAAATAGTATTTATGCCAAGTGCTTGTATAGAATCCAATCTCGCAATAATTCCCTGAAAATCGGCAGTATTACTAAAACAGCGTATATTAATTTCATACATCACAATATCCTCCACAGCCGGTGTGGAATAATTTATTGTTGGTTCAACTTCATCTTTACAGGAATAAAAAAAGGTAATAAATGATATGAATAATATTAGGAATTTAGAATGAGTCATGATGTAAATTTAGCTTAATATAATATGATCTGCAAGATATGGGAGGTTTAATTAAACGACCTTCCAGGTTAAAAAAATGTAGACCTTCAAGGTTTCCAAAACCTGGAAGGTCGGCATGGAGTAAACTTAATTTAATGTAAAGTGGAATTTCTTTTTCACCATTTCGAAAATCAGACCTACCAGGTTAAAAAAGGTAGACCTACCAGGTTTTAAAAACCTGGTAGGTCGGGTTGAAGTAATTAAACTTCATTCTTAATTAAACTTTCACTTTGCCCCTTCGAAAATCAGACCTCACAGGTTAAAAAAAACCTGGTAGGTCGATTTTCTAACCTGTGAGGTCGGCCGGAAGAAATTTAAGTTTAAGGTAGAGAGAAACTTCTTACTCACCCTTCGAAAATCAGACCTCACAGGTTAAAAAAAAACCTTGTAGGTCGATTTTCTAACCTGTAAGGTCGGCATGAAGAAATCTAAGTTTAAGGTAAAGTGAAACTTCTTATTCACCCTTCGAAAATCAGACCTCACAGGTTAAAAAAAAACCTGGTAGGTCGATTTTCTAACCTGTGAGGTCGGCATGAAGAAATCTAAGTTTAAGGTAAAGTGAAACTTCTTGCTCACCCTTCGAAAATCAGGCCTCACAAGTTAAAAAAAAACGGGCAGGTCGATTTTCTACCGAATTACATATTCCCATTTTTCACTTGGATAGTTGCGCCCCGTCAATAACCAAATTGATGTTCCACCGGAAAGATAGGCGGCGAGACCGGAATATAAAAAAATACGTGCAAGTGCGTCATCATTGGTAAGAAACAATACACCGGAGGTAAGCAATCCTATTGCACCAAGAGACGCGATTATAATAGATGCTATTGCTATATTTTTATTGCACCTGCAATAATGTAAATTAGTAATATCTTTCAAAAGAATTTTAATTGTATCTCCAACATTTACCGAATCTAAAATAAATGGTTGATTTTGAAATCCAAAATATCCAATTGTTTTTTCAAATAATAAAAAGGAATCCTGCACTTCAATATACTTATATGGCATGTCTATTTTAAGTATTGAGTCAATTACAATTGTCGTATTATTAAAAAAGAATTTATTTTCAACATCAAATTTCACAAAACCGGTATCAATAAGTTTTTCTTTACCGGATTTTTTATTGATCGCATAAACACTTTGGGAACTTAATCCTGAAAAATAGAAAATGCAGAGGATCAATAAAATGTTACGCATATAGACATTGTTTTTTTAAAAAAGATCATTTAATAACCCTTCATCCACAATCTCAGGGAGCGTAACCTTTAATTCAGGAGTTCTATCCATTTCCCTTTTAATTGCAAACATCGCTTCTTTATTTCTTGCCCAGCTACGGCGGGAGATTCCGTTATTTACATCCCAAAATAACATTTGTTGTAAACGTGTTTCCGCTTCTTTGGTGCCGTCTAAAACCATTCCGAATCCACCATTTATTACTTCTCCCCAACCTACGCCACCACCGTTGTGAATACTCACCCAGGTTGCTCCGCGGAAACTGTCGCCTATCACATTTTGTATTGCCATATCGGCTGTAAATTGGGAGCCATCATAAATATTACTTGTTTCACGGTAAGGAGAATCGGTTCCACTTACATCGTGATGATCTCTTCCCAACACAACCGGTCCTGATAATTCGCCGTTTGCTATTGCATCATTAAAAGCCTTTGCAATTTTAATTCTTCCTTCTGCATCTGCATATAAAATTCGCGCCTGACTTCCAACCACCATTTTATTATCCATCGCCGATCTTATCCAATTAATATTATCACTTA
It contains:
- a CDS encoding alpha-glucosidase C-terminal domain-containing protein; translated protein: MTHSKFLILFISFITFFYSCKDEVEPTINYSTPAVEDIVMYEINIRCFSNTADFQGIIARLDSIQALGINTIWLMPIHPVGQLNSVGGLGSPYSVQNYTEVNSEFGSLVDFENLVIECHNRNIAVILDWVANHTAWDNPWIANTDWYTQDGSGNIISPLGTGWNDVADLNFSNDDMRVAMIDAMEYWVNETDIDGFRCDAADMVPFDFWADANLALRGIKSDIIMLAEGARDDHFTAGFDMNYAWDFYSTLKNVFINNYSATAIFTTHFSEMSGIPEGKFKLRFTTNHDETAWDEPPVTLFNGIDGALAASVITMYLNGIPLFYNGQEVGCAVNLPLFSATPINWSLNVDMQNTYQKLISFYKDYSSLKMGDITQYNNAFILAFKKTFENEESLIIVNVKNITKDFPIPAELNGGTWTDLMSGSQITLDTNMNLLPYEFKILKRNI